Below is a window of Malus domestica chromosome 13, GDT2T_hap1 DNA.
TGGAACTTGTGCATAACATAGAGATCCAAACACTGTTAAGTGTTTCACTCTAGGCTTTCTTCCACTATAGGCTTCAAATGGAGTCTTCTTATTCAGGACTTTTGTAGGGCATCTATTGAGAATATAGACTGCAGTGTTAATTGCTTCTACCCAAAACTCAAATGAAATACCCTTCTACAACATCATGCATTTAGCCATTTCTGCAACGGTCCTATCTCTCCTAtctgcaacaccattttgttgaggagaaTAGGCCACTATGAGCTGTCTTTCCAAGCTAAGATCTTCACAAAACTTAGAGAATTCAAGAGAAGTGTACTCTCATCCTATGTCACTTCTTAATttctttagtttgtacctaCTTTATAGCTCAACAGTTGCTTTGAATCTCTTAAACACACCAAATGCCTCAGGCTTACTTCTCAGAAAATAAAACCCATCACATTCTGGTGCAATCATTTACGAAAGTAATGAACTACTTATTTCCAGCTTTGGTAGGTGTTTGCATAGGTCCACAGATATCAGTATGAACCAACTCCAATGGTAGAGCAGCTCTCCAATTAGTTTCCTTGGGAAAAGCATATCTGCAATGCTTGCCAAGTGCACATCCTTCACACATTGTGGTGTTCACTTTCAACTTAGGTAATCTAGTCACCATTTCATGCTCTTGTAGTTGTATTAGAGCACTCATGTTCAAATGCCCTAGTCTTCTGTGCCATATCTCAGCAACTTGTCCAACACTAGCTCTCATAACTATTTGAATTCTTGGTTGCAACTTTAAAGGAAAGCTTTTATTTCCCTTCATAGGGATCTTAACAACTAAGTTGGAACATGTGAAATTATCATAAATTCTAACTTCAATACCCCCAAATACAAGGTAGTACCCATGTTCCATCATCTGTCCTACACTcaacaaattttcttttaaaccaAGCACCAACATTATCTCCTTTATGTACCTTTTGCCTTGCTTAGTTTCAACTAGCAAGTCACCTTTTTCCAACTACATTGACCAATTGCCATGTGCCCATCTCAACTTTAGCAGTGACACTTCTATCAATATTCACCAAGAGGTCTTTTCTCCCTGTCATGTGATTGTTGTAGCCACTATCAACATACCAAATGTCTTCACCCTTCTTCACCGCAGctgatatatatacataaaataTTGTTGGAGTGTTCTCCACTTGACCAACATAATTCACTTGCTTAGTAGCTTTCTTAGACCTGCAATCTTTGGCAAAATGGCCTGGCTTATCACAATTATGACACCTTGGTTTCCCCTTGAACCAACATTCTCCAAAGTGCAATTTGTCACAATATTTGCAAGGGTTATTGGCTTCATCAGAAGTTCCAACAATTTTCCCTTGTTGATGCACATGTTTGTTATCCCACTTTTTACCATTTGTCTTCCAATTCTTTGttgatttgaaattttgattggCATTATAATTGTTCATCTTGGGAGCTATACTCAAACTAGCAAATGCCTTCTCACTGCTATTTTCAGAATGCCTCTCAATTCGTTGTTCATACCCTTTTAGAGTAGCAACAACATCCTGCACATCAACAATCTCCAAATCCCTAGTATTTTCAATCACATTAACAATACTATCATAAGATTTAGGAAGATTAATTAACAACTTCCGCACAATTCTTTGATTTCCAATATCTTCACCATAACTCTTCATTTGTGTAATAAGATCAAGTAATCGCACAAGATACACAGAGAATGTCTCATGCTCACCCATTCGAGTATATTTAAAACCATGCCTTAAACTTTGAAGTTTCACAGATCTTACCTGCTTGTCACCAACAAACTGTTGCTTCAGTACATCCCAAGCTTCTTTTGTCGTCTCTAGTTTGGCGATCCTTGGGAAAATTTCATCCGACACAGCCCCGTGAATGATGCCGAGAGCTTTAGCATCCTTGACCATGTTCTTCTTTAGAAACTTAAGCTTGTTTGTAGTGAGCTCTTATTCTCTCTTTGTTGGGGGACTATATCTCTTCTCAACCATATCCCAGAGATCATGAGATTTGAATATGGTCTTCATCTTTATCTGCCAGAAATCGAAGTTTTCTCCATTGAAAACCAGTGCTCGAAGATCAGCACCACTCGATCCAGCTATATTAGACTTGTTATCGAGTAACCCAGAAACTTTCAAAGTTTTTTTCAATTGCAGCAAAACCCGATTCTCCTCCCAGATCGAGATCGAACCTGGCTCCGAGGCCATGATAGTGTTTGATTTCTGGGTTGAATTGATTCAATGGAAAGGTgtatatgaaattgaaaatgtgCAAAGAGAAAGATTAGAGAGTCATGGAAGATTCAAGGTCTGAGAATGCTCATTGGATTCTACTCTCTCGAACAAGATGCTCGGAAGGAATATATAATTGTCACTTAAGTCATTAGTTCTTCTAGCATTGGCATAGTGATCAATGACTGCAGTGACGGTGACAACCTTCGTGTGTCTTCTATTTGGTCCCGAATTTCCTTGGCCATGTCAAAGTTGTTGTATTTGATCAATCCGTAAATCATCTTGACTGtgttctccattttttttttccatcgaTCAACATGTTCTGAAAAACTTGGTTGAAGTCTCAAGGTGCGTGTTTCATATCGTCTAGCTCATTTGAATCACTAAAAGAAAAGTTACCACCTTTTGTGGCAGTGTTGGCcgcagaggaagaggaagagctcCTCCACCTCTTTTGAAATTGGTTATGATCTGTTCTGTTCAAGGGTTAGCTAACTGCAGCAGTAAAAGCTAATGCTACAGTGACTATGAAATTACAACGCTGCTTACTGCAAGAAGAGGCAATGAGTCGAAATGTCATCGCCATTGTCTAAAAGGAGAGGGCTTTGAGCAAaccaaagagaaaagaagaatctTGTCAACAAAAATTCCATAAAACTGGTAAAATGAGAGAGTTTGTCACCAGAAACTAAGAAAGTAAGAGAAGTGTgagcaaaaacaaagaaaataagagaatatgtgaacaaaaacaaagaaaaagagtgTACTTTGTaagcaaaaacaaagaaaatgtgaGAACttgtaaggaaaaaaaaaacaagaaaaacagtAATGGCGTGTTTACCAACCAGGATTGGAATGAAATGAAAGGGAATCATTCCCGATTGAAAGGATTCCAATGTTTACTCAACATTTTGGGAATGAAAACATGGTGGGGTTCACTAGAAAACATGAATTCAATTCCAGATTGTGGAAGAATTGGATTACTGAGATGGAGGTGGTAATCCCACTCCGGGTGAAAGCCTTTATTCGGAATCATACTttctgatcggatcatatttatatatatttttactttaaattcactcgtcttttcttggttagttccttatatttttgagctatttacgttatttttgtgtttataggatttgttatgcaaagaaaataaaaatggcacaaatgagtttttaattattatctagttcttaattacttgaatcttggctaaattcgtctttttaaattattaattgtcTGCTTCCCATCAATGAAAATCACATATTTGTTtctttaatggattaattaattTGTGTAATGTCACAGACTAAACAAAAAGTGaggagctgcctttgcagctagGAGGAAAACGTGAGCCTTGGCAGTGACAAAAAGATGGAAAGCTTGCATGGACAACACATGTGGAAATATGTTGGGGCAAAGCGTGAAGTGGaaggcagcaaggctgccaaaaagaaaacagaaaaataatagaGGGAGTTGGTGGAGGCGGCAAGCTTGAAAAatagaagtggatggggaaagGAATACACTAAGGAAAAACAGAAATTGAATAAAGAAAGGAGAGGTGGAGCACTGAcggattaaaagaagaaaagaagaggagTGGAGAGACAGCGTGAGAAAGgggaagaataaaaaaaaaaggaaagctgCTGGGGTAGCTAAGAAGAAAGATATAAAAATAAGAAGAGGCTGGCGTGATTAGGGGGAGTGAGGGAAAGGaaagagctgcctttgggcagagTGAAAGAGGGCGAGAGAAGAGAGGTCAGTACGGGGAGAGATAGAAGAGAGTGACGCGGGAGCTGGAGAAGGggcgctgcctttggcagcgagaGAGGATTGCAGGGAGGCTGCTTTGGAGCAGCGTGAGAAAGGTCAGAAGTCAGcggaaataaaataagaaaaggaAGGAAtaggctgcctttgggcagcgtgagcgCCAGCGTGAGACCAGAGGGTGGATAGGGAGAAGCAGCAAAGCTGCAGTGCCAGCGACAGAAAAACAGAAACATCAGAGCTGCAAGCTGCACAGAAAACAGAAGGCTTCAATCTTCTCTcttggttaaatctttccaaacttctattttatttctgttttaataatgtgtaattaaatttattt
It encodes the following:
- the LOC108175050 gene encoding uncharacterized protein; its protein translation is MVKDAKALGIIHGAVSDEIFPRIAKLETTKEAWDVLKQQFVGDKQSYGEDIGNQRIVRKLLINLPKSYDSIVNVIENTRDLEIVDVQDVVATLKGYEQRIERHSENSSEKAFASLSIAPKMNNYNANQNFKSTKNWKTNGKKWDNKHVHQQGKIVGTSDEANNPCKYCDKLHFGECWFKGKPRCHNCDKPGHFAKDCRSKKATKQVNYVGQVENTPTIFYVYISAAVKKGEDIWYVDSGYNNHMTGRKDLLVNIDRSVTAKVEMGTWQLVNVVGKR